The region ATATAAATTAATTTGTATAGCCTGTTGTTTGTTCAAGTAAAGGATTTCTACCAATCATATCACTTGTTATAGGTAATAGTAATTTATATTCGTCACCCGAAGATAAAAAACTTACATTATCAAAGACAAAGCTATTTCCAGCTCTTCTTAAATCCCACCATCTTTTACCCTCTCCAATAAATTCTTTATAGCGCTCATTCAAGATCGCATTGGTATTCGCTAATTTAGAGCTGTTAGTATAAGCATGTGTTGCGGAAACATAATTAACGCCATAAGCTCTTTGTCTTATTTGATTGATTTCTCCGGAAGGATCTTCTCCCAATAAGTTTTTCGCTTCTGCTAAAAGCAATACAACGTCTGCATATCGGTACACAGGTACGTCATTTTCGAATATTCGCTCAGTTCCGGCTACTCTTCCTAAAAATTTATTTAATATACAACCAAAATATTTATCTTTGTTATAAGTAGGATAAACTAAGTTGTCTTTATATAACCTAATAAAAGTAGCATCTTTACGGCTGTCATTATTATCGTCTAGCAACAATATAGTTTTCTCAGATTGACCATATCTATTTGCTCCGGCTATTACGAAACTTGTCATTGCAATACCTTTGTCGTCAAATCTTGGATTGATTTCTGTACCTCTACCGGTAAAACTATTATATATATTAGAAGCTTCGTTTTGTTTGTATTGCAACGCAAAAATAAATTCCTTGTTGTTTTCATTCGCTACACCCCACAAACCAGAACTAGGTGCTAAGCTTACGTCTAATGATGCAATCTGTTGCAAAGCGGCTTTTGCTTCATTAAAATCAGCGGCACCTCCACCAAGCAAGTTACCAGACCAAATGTATACATCCCCTTTAAGAGCTAATGTCGCTGCTTTGGACCAGTATACTCTGGTGTTTTTATAAAAGCTATTATTAGAGCCAAAAGCGTCTAAAGAGGCTTTTATATCAGCTTTTATTTGAGTCATTACCTCATTTTGAGAGGACCTGGCCTTACCCAAAGAAGATGGGTCTATATTTGTTACAGGCTCTAAAGAAATAGGCACATCCCCCCATGTTTTTAAAAGCGTATAATAGTATAAAGCTCTTAGACCATAAGCCTGACCCATAAGATGATTTTTATCTGCTTGATTTGTAAAGCTAATGTTAGGCACATTTTTCAAAAAATCATTTACTTTATGAATGTTGCCATAAAGTCCAGCCCAACCTCCAAAAGGCGCTGTAGTTGCCGTTATATTTGATTCTATAAGGTTGACATCGGCCGCGGTTTCGAATGTTGTACCACCCCAAATATCACTTCTCATCTCTCCCAGTAAGAATAAATTATTATAAGACCCTCTAAGAGTAGCATACAATCCTGTATGTGCAGCTCTTGCGCCGTTTTCGGTATCCCAGAAACCAGCCGCTGTTAATTCACTAGGGCTCGTTAATTCAAGCTCACTTTCGCATGAACTAAAAAAAACAGCAACCAGTAATATTGATATATATTTTTTCATTTTTATAATAATTAAAAAGTTACATTAAGTCCAATTGTAATTGTTCTAGGCATAGGAAATGCACCTTCTTGCGCTCCTCCAACTTCTGGGGTATCGCCGCTATAACTCTTGAAGTAATGCAAGTTACTTCCTGTTGCATAAAGATTAAAATTCTGTATAACACCTTTAAAATATTTTTTAACAGGCAAATTATAGTTCAGGGTAACTTCTCTTAGGGCTAAATAATCCCCTTTTTCCCAAAACTGGCTATTTCTTGAAACAGTACCATCCCCCCTAAGGACATTTCTTTGTGCGTCAACAAAGACCATACGAGGCCAATCGGTATTAGTGTTCTGAGGAGTCCAAGAATCCAATATCTCTATTGGTTGATTCAAATTTCCCTGTGTTTGTGCATAGCCTTTACCTCTAATATGATTGTAAACTAAATGACCGGTGGCAAAGTCAGTTTTAACAAATAAACTAAGGTTTTTATAGCTTACGTTTGAGGTAAAACCACCTACTAATTTAGGTGTACTGCGTCCAATAACTTTTCTGTCCAAACTATTAATAATATTATCCCCATTCAAATCTTTCCAGGCAACATCTCCTGGATAACGTTTGAAATGATTCGGTAATAATACATCTTGGCGTGTCGCATGCGCATCTACAGCTGCCTGATCCGCATAAATATAATCTTGCACATAAACTACAATTTCATCCAATCCAACACGTTTTCCTTCTTCTAATCCCCCTACCCACTTTGTTAAACCTGTAGCAGGATCATAAACTTCTGTACCATCTTGCCCGTTAAAAGCTCTATTACTTTTAGGAAGGCTTATCACATAATTCTTATTGGCGGTATAAGTTGCCCCAACATTCCATGTTACATTATCATTTCTAATAATATCTGCATTTAGTTCCAGCTCGAATCCTTTGTTTCTAATAACTCCATTATTAGTTCTTATAGAAGAGAATCCTGTCCAAAAAGGCAAGGTAAGAGGGGATATTTTACCCTTAACATCTCTTGAGTACAGATCCGTAATAAAGTTAAGTCTGTTATTAAAAAAAGACACATCTAAACCTGCATTGAGAGTAGTTGAACGTTCCCATTCAAGGTCTAAAGTAGGTAAGCCTGTATTGGCATAACCTGTTTGACCATTATAGACACCTTGAGAGCCATAAGATCCAAATACTGTATAATTCCCTGTATAATCTCTTTGTCCTGGACTAGTTATCGAACTAACGTCACCATTAACCCCATAACTTAACCTTGGTTTTAATTTTGACACATATTTGCTAACACCTTCTAAAAACTTCTCATTGTGCGCATTCCAACCAACAGATACACCCGGGAAAACGTCAAATTTTTGATTTCCCAATCTTGATGCCCCATCGCGTCTAAAGGTGGCACTTAATAAATATTTATTGTCATAATCATATATTAATCTTCCGAATGTTGACACGATAACTTGTTCTGATTCAAAACTGAATGGCTTACCATCAACTTCTGCACCTGCATTGAGTGTTTCGATTAAATCTGTTGGAGAATTTTTAGTACCTGCACCACTAAAAAAGACATTGTCTTTGAAATATTCAGCACCTAACAAGGCATTGAAATTATGACTGCCAAACTTTTTAGTGTAATTTAAAGTTCCAGTTAACTGATTCCTAAGTGTTCTATCTAAACTTACAGAAGCAAAACGTGTTGTTATGGGTGCATTCGAGCTAGCACCTTCTATATAAGCTTTATTGAAATTTTCTTTATGATTGTTAATTGTAAAATGACTAGCTTTTAGAGATAAGGTTAAATCATCAATAATATCCCAATCTAAGCCGGCGGATGCAGACAGTCGTTGTTCTAAATTTTTTCTGATAAACTTGTCCTGATAATACAATGGATTACCGAAACTAAAATTTGTACCCGGACTCAAAACACTAGATAAAGTTCCGTCAGGATTATTGTCATAGGTTCTAGAAGTTGGTGCTTGCCCCGCAAACCTTTGAAATACATCACTATCAGGGCCTAATGGGCTTAAACTTAGGTTAGAATGCGAATATAATATGTTAGAATTAACTTTAACCTTATCAGTAATCTTGTATGAACCGCTAAATTTCCCAGAGTATCTTTTAAAACCGGACCCTAAAACCAAACCATCGTTATCTAAAACGCCTAGGCCTAAGTAGTATGTTCCTTTGTCGTTACCGCCATCAAATGATAAATAATGATCTTTAGTTACACTGTTTTGATAGATCAAATCGCTTACATCATTATCTAAAAATAAAATTTGTTTACTGGCATTCAAAGGATCTGTTATGGTTTTCCATCCGGGTTGGCTCAATAAATACTCGTTAGTAGGTGTTAAAAACTGAACGGTATAAGGAGAATTTGTTGTGTTTCCTCCTGTACCAAAAGCGGTTGCTCCATCTAAAAAATTAGCGAAATCATTTGGCTTATTAGCAGCTTGTCTTTGATAGGCTACCGATTGCCTATTGTATTTTATAAAATCGGCAGCACTTAAAAACTGCTGATCGTTTCTTTCTTTGTTTACGCTGAATTTATATTTGTAGTTAATAGAAGATCTGCCTGCTTTACCCGTTTTGGTGGTGACTAAAATAACCCCATTAGCTGATCTGGCTCCATAAATAGCTGTAGATGCCGCATCTTTCAACACCTCAATGGATGCAACATCATCAGGATTCAAAGCATAGAAATCACTAGGAATACCATCTACTAAAATAAGAGGAGAGCCTGATCCGTTGAAATTAGTGCCTCCGCGTAAAACAATTGAAGGAGTTGAGCCAGGTTGTCCAGTATTATTGGTTACCCTTAAACCTGCTATAGTACCTTGTAATGCTGTAGCTACATTCGATCTACTCGAGGTTTCCAAAATTCTGGTATCTAATTTAGAGATAGAAGTTGTTAATGTGGCTCTATTTTGTTTGCCATATCCTGTAATTACCACTTCATCTAGACTTTGTCCGGTTTCCTTTAAAATTACGGTTATAGGTGATTTGCCAATTGTTACTTCTTGTTGCTCCATACCTATGAAAGAGATGATCAGTTTAGTAACATTGTCTGGGACTTCTATCGTGAAATTACCATTAAAATCAGTTTGTGCCGAGGCATTGCTACCTTTGGCAATAATATTGGCACCAGGAATTGGATTTCCATCCGCATCCAGTACTTTTCCTGTAACTTTCTTTTGAAATAAACTGAATGTTGTTGCCTCAAAGCCTTTTTTAGCAGTAGTGTTACTTTCTAGCGGAACTACTTTTTCTGAAGAAGCTGCCGTTGAAAGCTGGACCGATAGCGCTGTTAGTAAAACAGTAGCTAGTCTAGTTGTCCCCCAGGCTGGTGATTCCTGCCATAAATTACGGGGCTTGTTTTTGGAAAAAATTTTCATAATTTTTTGATGGTTTGTTAATAATAAATTTGTTGTCGCAGTTTCTTTTGTTTTTTTCGCTATTTGAAAAGGGTTTTAATACAAGATTGTTTAGATGAACCTTTTCTTTGCTATTGTTATGGTGGTATTTTTAATCTTTTTTGAATTAAGAAATGATGAATTTTACTGTATAAATTTTTACTAAAACGTTTTTTATTTAAAATCTATAAACAAATATATAAAAATATTTAATTAAAATAATAAGTTATTAAAAAAATTTATTAATTGAAATATAACTTTGTTTTAACTTTAAATTTAGTTTTGGAGATTTTAAACTATAAACTCCCAGTATTACTGGGGAAATATTTTATTTTATTTTTTTAAAGCTTTAGTTTTCATTTTTTTGGGAACTAATAACAATTGTAAGTGAGTAACTACAATATAATGTAAAAAAAAAGAGAGGGAGTGTTTTTTGATTAGTGGATTAAATTACCGGATAGTTATTGTTTGGCTTTTTTTTTATTGTATAAATTATTAGTAATTTATTTTAATAGTTAATATTCTGTTTTTTTTGATTAATCTGTTTTTAAATTATTCTAAAGTTTTATTAGCGGCATGGATAAGTATTTCCAAAAGATAACAATGTTATCAGTATGATTTATCAGTAATAAATTTAAGATTTTAATTGCATTGTAAAAAAGATTTTTTATTAAAATTAGATTTTTTAAATTTTCATCAGCTTAATTTTTTATTTTTGGTGAGATAATGAATAGCTTTTTATTTTGGATAATCTTTCCATTCCTACTTTATCTATTGGCAATATACTAGGAGAAAATCCTTTGGGTATTAGTTTGTTTCGCCATAGTGTAAAGGGACGAAATGAATTTGAGCAACCCCATAAGCATGATTTTTATCTCGTTTTTTTTGTTGATAGTGGTTCAGGTTTACATGATATAGACTTCATACAATACAATGTAAATGATAATCAGGTTTATTTTATAAGGCCGGGACAGGTGCATAATTGGTCGCTAAAAGAGGGGACTTCAGGCTTTCAATTGATGCTTTCTGAAGAAGTGATACATGTATTTTCTAATTTATCTCCTTTTCCTTTTTTTCAACTGGCTTCGCCTTCTTGTCTTGCTTTGAGCGCTATAGAATTTGATGAATATAGAAAACAATTGCAAGAAATAGAAGGACTGCTTCCGTATAAAGATGTATTGACTAAAGAAATAGTGGTACTTCGTTTGCATTTGTTACTCAAATTATTACAAAAGGATTATGGAGCTCATTTTCCAGATAATGAGGTTACTGTCCGACCTGAAAAAATTGTCCAAAAATTTATTGATTTCATTGAGATTCATTTTCAGGAAGAATCTTCGGTGCGGTTTTATGCCCAACAGTTGAATATTACTCCAAATTATCTAAACATCCTTTCGCAAAAATATTTAAAAACACCGGCAGGGGATTTTATAAAAGACAGAATTATGCTGGAGGCTAAGCGTTTACTTATTAGTACTAGCTTATCTATGAAAGAAATAGCCTATCAGTTGGGTTTTAATGATAATGGTTATTTTAGTAAGGTATTTAGAAAGCATACGGGAAAGGCTCCAGGTGATTTCAGGGAAAGTTATAATTTTTACCATTCTTCTCATTAATAATACTGCTGGAAATTGAATTTCTAATCGATTTTTGTCAATCTTATTAAATGTCTAGCTGCGGTTAGTATATTTAAAAGATTAGTCAAAAGGTTTTTGGCTGAAAATCTTTTTTCAATATTAAAAATTTCGTTTTATGATCCACCTAAAAAACAGGAGTAATTTACTAACAGGTTTTGTTTTGATTGTTATATCGTTAGTGAGTTGTTCATCTAAACAAGCAGATATTATGGATAAAAATAAAGCTCTTTTTGAAGCTGTTGATAGTGGGAATGTCACACTTGTGACTACTATTTTAAAAGATAAGCCATTTTTAGAACAGAAACATGAAAAGGGGAGAACCGCTTTGATGCATGCGGTTTACAAACGTAATAACAAGATAGCCGCTTTGTTAATCAATGCCGGTGCTAATGTTAATACACAGGATGATATTAAAAATAGTCCTTTTTTATATGCGGGCGCCGAAGGTAATTTGGAACTGGTGAAAATGGCATTAAGTCATGGTGCAAATTTTAATATATTCAACCGTTATGGAGGTACGGCACTTATACCTGCAGCCGAGAAAGGGCATCTGGAAGTGGTGAAATTACTGGTAAATACTGCGGGTTTTCCTAAAGATCATATCAATAATTTAGGTTGGACTGCATTATTAGAAGCTGTTTTATTGAGTGATGGAGGTACAGTTCATGTAAATATTGTCGCTGCATTGATTGATGGCGGTTGTAATATAAACATAGCAGATAAAAATGGTATGACTCCATTAGATCATGCTAAAAAACTTCAGTATGTTGAAATGGTAAAATTATTAGAAAAAAAAGGATAAAATTATATAGGTATAATGATGGAACAAAAAAAAATTAGTCGAAAACAATTTTTAGGAATGAGTGCTGCCGCAACAGGAGCGGCTTTGTTTTCTGGCGTGGGGAATGCGGCAATGGCACAGGTGTTGCCTGAGGATGAAAAAACTGCTGGATCGAAAGAATATATTTTGACCAATGTAAGGCTGGAAGACGGTTTTGAATACAATGAAAAAAAGGAAGTTCAAGCTACCAAAACAGGCTTATACAACTTGCATATCGCCGATGGAAAAATTAAAAGCATAGCAAAAGAGGGTTTGAATTTAAAATTAAAAACAATTGATGCCAAAGGACTTTTAATGCTTCCTGCCTTGCGTGATATGCACATTCATATCGATAAAACCTATTATGGAGGCAAGTGGAATGCTGCACCTAGAAAAGGGTATACCGTAAAGGATATGATTACTCTTGAGCAAAAGTTGATCCCGCAATTGTTGCCAGATTCTCAAAGAAAAGCCGAAGAAGCAATTAAATTGATGCAAAGTCAAGGAAGTTATTTTGCCCGTTGCCAATGTAATATTGATCCCGTGAGCGGATTAAAAAGCTTGGAGCATTTGTTGGCGGCTTTAGAGAAAAACAAAGATAGTTTTGCTTGGGAAATAGTTGCTTTTCCACAACACGGCATACTCTATTCTCAATCTGAATCTTTGCTGAGAGAGGCGGCTGAAATGGGCGTGGATTTCATTGGTGGTTTGGATCCAACAAGCGTTGATGGTCATCTGGAAAAATCACTTGATGCAATGTGTCAAATCGCGATAGATAACAATAAAGGGATAGATATACATTTGCATGAATCACCGCCATCGGGTAAGGCGGCAATCGAATATATTATTAAAAAGACCGAAGAAAATAAACAACTACAAGGTAAAACTTACATCAGTCATGGCTTTGCACTTGCAAGAATGGAGCAGAAGGAATTAGAAAAAGTAGCGGAACAAATGGGAGCACTTGGTATTGGAGTGGTTTCTACAATTCCAATAGGTAGAACAATTATGCCTATACCTACCTTGAAAAAATACGGTGTAAAACTAATGACCGGTACTGACAGTATTGTTGATCATTGGATGCCTTTTGGTACTTGCGATATGTTAGAAAAAGCAAAATTGTGTGCACAACTTTATGGTTGGACCGATGAATACAGTCTAAGCCGAGCGCTGCATATTGCCACGACAGACGAAATAGTACCTCTTAATGATTCAGGGGATCGTGTATGGCCAGCGGTAGGTAATGAAGCTAATTTTATTCTGGTAAAATCAAGTTGTTCTGCTGAGGCCGTGGCGCGTCTGCCTAAAAGAGAAGGGGTCTTTTTTAAAGGAAAATTAATTGCAGGGGAAATGAAAGGCTAATTCCGGTTAGTCTTCTGTAATAAAGTTTTTAAAAATAGAATACTTATTAAATTTGAATTTAGAGTCAGGAAAGTATGCTTCTGGCTCTTTTTTTATGCCAAATTTTAAATTAACCTTGGTTTAAATGTTTAAAAGGAGTTGTTTTAGATGTTTAAATGCGTAGTGAGATTTGCTATTCATTTAAATAAGGTTGTTTTTTTTTTTTTAGATATCGCAAAATAAACTGGTAGGTACTGGTGTATAAATCAAGAAGACTGTTCTATTTTTGAGAATTGCTATTGCAAGTAAAAATACAGTCAGGTGTTTCTTTTAAAAAAGTTCTCTTAAGTGGGTTTCAATGCAGGATGAGGTATATTGTATTGTTTTTCTTCTGATAGAGAAGTTTGTAAAGACTCGGTATTTTTAGAAGGAATTGAAATTTTAAATGAATCAAATGAAAAATAATTTTAGCACTATTGCATTTTAACATGTACTTATGGTGCGAGAAGGAACTATACAAATCAAAAATCACGTTAAATTAGTTACAATGAAACAAACAAGTCATTTATTACAAGTATTTTTCCTATGGTTTATAGGAATAAATGTAGTTCAAGCCCAAACGCTTGATCCAGTTATAGAAAATCCGGATGTTATAGGGATTAATAAATTAGATGCAAGATCAAGTTTTTTTCCATACAATTCAGTTGCCTTGGCAAAGGAAGATAATGTTGCGAAAGCAGAAAACTACTTGTTGCTAAATGGTATCTGGCAGTTCAATTATGTCGATTCACCTGAAAAAAGGCCAACTGATTTTTACAAGGAGGATTATGATGTGTCGAAATGGAGCACGATCAAAGTACCTGCCAACTGGGAAGTAGAAGGTTTTGGTATTCCTATTTATGTGAATGCCTCTTACCCTTTTCAAAAAGGAGAATTGAGCCCGCCTGATATTCCTGATGGGAACAATCCTGTGGGTTCTTACAAAAGAACATTCGACCTTCCAAAAAATTGGAATGGTAAAGATGTGTTTGTTCATTTCGGAGCTGTAAAATCAGCTTTTTATGTTTGGGTCAATGGTCAAAAAGTGGGCTACAGTCAAGATTCTAAGCTTCCGGCAGAATTTAATCTAACGAATTTTGTTAAGCCAGGAAAGAACACTATTGCTTTAGAAGTATACCGTTGGAGTGATGGTAGTTATTTAGAATGTCAGGATTTCTGGAGAATTTCAGGAATAGAACGCGATGTGTATTTATATGCTAGGCCTAAAGTGCAATTAGCGGATTATTTTGCAAAAGCAGGATTGGAAAACAATTATACTGATGGTGTTTTTGATTTAGCGGTAGATCTTAAAAATATAGATGCTAAAAAACAAAAGGGAAGTATTTCAGTTGAACTTACTAGAGACAATCAGTCGGTTTATAGTACTACTTCAGCATTTGAATTAAATCCGAATGCTATAGGAAAATTCAGCATCAACAAAAATATCCCGCAGGTAAAAACCTGGTCTGCCGAAATACCAAATTTATATCAATTGACTATTGTTATCAAGGATTTAAAAGGCAACGTTTTAGAGGCTGTTTCTAAGAAAATAGGATTTAGAACTTCTGAGGTAAAGAATGGTCAATTCTTAGTAAACGGTAGACCAATCTTATTCAAAGGTGTAAACAGACACGAGCATGATCCAAACACGGGTCACGTGATTTCTCGCGAAGACATGCTAAAGGATGTTAAAATTTTTAAGGAATTTAATATCAATGCAGTGCGTACAGCGCATTACCCTAATGATCCTTATTTCTACGAATTATGTGATGAATATGGAATTTATGTTATAGATGAAGCCAATATAGAATCGCATGGTATGGGATATGCTTTAGATAAAACCCTAGCAAATAATCCAGCTTGGTTAAAAGCGCATTTATCTCGTGTAGAACGCATGATTCAAAGAGATAAAAACCATCCTTCTATTTTGATTTGGTCTTTAGGGAACGAAGCAGGAAATGGTTATAATTTTTATGAGTCATACTTGTTAGCTAAAAAGCTAGATGAGACGAGACCAACACAATATGAGCGTGCCGTACACGAATGGAACACAGATTTATTTGTACCAATGTATGATACACCAGAACAAGTTGAAGCTTATGCAAAAGATCCAAAAAGAACGAAACCTTTAGTACAATGTGAATATGCACATGCTATGGGAAATAGTATGGGAGGTTTTAAAGAATACTGGGATTTATATGAAAAATATGATAAACTGCAAGGTGGTTTTATCTGGGATTTTGTTGACCAAGGAATTAAGACCGTAAAAAATGGTAGAGAGATATATGCTTATGGTGGTGATTTTGGTCCAAAAGGGACACCAAGTGATAATAACTTCTTAAATAATGGATTAGTACAACCTGACCGAAAACCAAATCCACATATTTATGAAGTAGCGCACATTCAACAAGAGGTCAAATTTTATGAAAATGATCTTGCCAAAGGTGTTATCGATGTTAAAAACTGGTTTTTCTTTAGGGATCTATCAAACTACAAATTAAATTGGGAAGTAATTGCCAATGGGGAAGTAGTAGAATCAGGAACAATAGACAACATCGGACTTAATCCGCAAGCGAAAAAAGCCGTTAAAATTCCTTTTACTACGACATTTAATAAGAATGTGGAATATTTTTTAAATGTTTCTGCAGTATTAAAAACAGATGAGCCTTTATTAAAAGCGGGTTACCGAGTGGCTTACGAGCAATTTAAATTACAAGCAGCAAATGTTCAAGTTCCGTCTAAAGCTACTGAAGCTGTTGCTTATACAACAAAGGGAGATCTTATTAGTGTAACTGGAAAAGAATTTGAAGTGGCATTTAATCAAAAAACGGGAACCTTAACAACGTTTAATTTTAAAAATAAAAACCTTGTAGAAAGTGGTCCAGAAGTTAACTTTTGGCGTGCACCGGTAGATAATGATTATGGAGCCGGTACTCAAAAAAGGTACAAAGCATGGAAAGACGCTGGAAAATCAGCAAAAGTAACTACAGCTGTAAAACAGCTTTCAAAAAGTGAAGTGCAAATTAGTTTTACAAAGGATTTGTTTGGTGGAGACGCTAAATTAATTGAGACTTTTGTAGTAGATGGAAACGGGGCTGTAAAAGTGACTAACGACTTAAAAGCAATCAAAGGAAAATATCCTGATTTTTATAAATTTGGAAATAAATTAGTTTTACCAGAAGCCTACAAAAACATCACTTTTTATGGAAAAGGCCCTTTCGAGGCTTATGCTGACAGACAACATGCTGCCAAAGTAGGTTTGTACAAACAAACTATAGCCGAACAGTATTTTCCGTACATCCGTCCGCAAGAGACTGGAAATAAATTAGAAGTGCGTTGGGTATCGCTTACTAAAGAAGACGGTTCAGGA is a window of Flavobacterium acetivorans DNA encoding:
- a CDS encoding glycoside hydrolase family 2 TIM barrel-domain containing protein, coding for MKQTSHLLQVFFLWFIGINVVQAQTLDPVIENPDVIGINKLDARSSFFPYNSVALAKEDNVAKAENYLLLNGIWQFNYVDSPEKRPTDFYKEDYDVSKWSTIKVPANWEVEGFGIPIYVNASYPFQKGELSPPDIPDGNNPVGSYKRTFDLPKNWNGKDVFVHFGAVKSAFYVWVNGQKVGYSQDSKLPAEFNLTNFVKPGKNTIALEVYRWSDGSYLECQDFWRISGIERDVYLYARPKVQLADYFAKAGLENNYTDGVFDLAVDLKNIDAKKQKGSISVELTRDNQSVYSTTSAFELNPNAIGKFSINKNIPQVKTWSAEIPNLYQLTIVIKDLKGNVLEAVSKKIGFRTSEVKNGQFLVNGRPILFKGVNRHEHDPNTGHVISREDMLKDVKIFKEFNINAVRTAHYPNDPYFYELCDEYGIYVIDEANIESHGMGYALDKTLANNPAWLKAHLSRVERMIQRDKNHPSILIWSLGNEAGNGYNFYESYLLAKKLDETRPTQYERAVHEWNTDLFVPMYDTPEQVEAYAKDPKRTKPLVQCEYAHAMGNSMGGFKEYWDLYEKYDKLQGGFIWDFVDQGIKTVKNGREIYAYGGDFGPKGTPSDNNFLNNGLVQPDRKPNPHIYEVAHIQQEVKFYENDLAKGVIDVKNWFFFRDLSNYKLNWEVIANGEVVESGTIDNIGLNPQAKKAVKIPFTTTFNKNVEYFLNVSAVLKTDEPLLKAGYRVAYEQFKLQAANVQVPSKATEAVAYTTKGDLISVTGKEFEVAFNQKTGTLTTFNFKNKNLVESGPEVNFWRAPVDNDYGAGTQKRYKAWKDAGKSAKVTTAVKQLSKSEVQISFTKDLFGGDAKLIETFVVDGNGAVKVTNDLKAIKGKYPDFYKFGNKLVLPEAYKNITFYGKGPFEAYADRQHAAKVGLYKQTIAEQYFPYIRPQETGNKLEVRWVSLTKEDGSGIKILSEKPLSVSALNFREDDLHTGDEKGQHHAGEIDPRKEVFVNIDGFQQGLGSINSWGTLPLPQYRLPYKDYSYSYWMVPVAK